One Larus michahellis chromosome 11, bLarMic1.1, whole genome shotgun sequence genomic region harbors:
- the LOC141750055 gene encoding rho GTPase-activating protein 7-like isoform X3 encodes MQFPIDVKTVRKDHEFLDGDAIESLFRRLNTLNKCASMKVEIRRQRNRSDDSEDDEPCAISNKWAYERCSQRWARIESTEGFPGQEGASTSAPGSPILKSISNKDTVFLEHGEKHDVSSVHSTSSGDSDTGSFPKPFEGVETSASSSRCSSIKVASLDSTFSCSLPHSEFLNATSEEKLLDKSPYKKRKSLLKKMEKLHLRSCNLRSGQSKAKPIISEPVLLEGLNEEKMKMLNCVNISDLSGIQTKNGSSFSPQSCNSSNQSENSSTIGATSPIIKPRSHCEVKGVYAEDLDSRKLLLWNDLSEQNLKNDTKLQMNQMFQIPQGHKPGTFPKALTNSSLAPVDNSSINWRTGSFHGCRRNRSRSSSKDSKAPRSPLSCTNNRLSVYDNMPDIELDNLEAAQVGDDDVFSELNNVIEDVNGLKKLVDQWTEKFSDDGDSDFASDLTSLYPSSPKEICLETDVSEDKTAELPTVEGESSSEMGKEISPADLTYMTDSKKTNRHGKQHWSVDESVSLDSLSSQTDSQSAAQLARTQKLALLKLTALMDRYSPSSKQGWNWTIPKFIKKVKASDYKDKNVFGVPLLLNVQRTSHPLPNGILQALDYLRSHFLDQVGLFRKSGVKSRILSLREMNESNPNNVCYEGQSAFDVADMVKQYFRDLPEPIFTSRLCESFLHIYQYVPKDQQFQAVQAAILLLPKENREALKILLFFLRDVVAFVEENQMTPTNIAVCLAPSLFHLNTLRRDSSSSSTRSSQRKCSLGKPDQRELSENLAATQGLAHMIMECNRLFQTDFPA; translated from the exons AGTTTCCTATTGATGTAAAAACTGTGAGGAAAGATCATGAATTTTTAGATGGAGATGCGATCGAATCACTATTCAG ACGGTTGAACACATTGAACAAGTGTGCATCAATGAAAGTGGAAATAAGACGTCAGAGGAACCGC AGTGATGACTCTGAAGATGATGAACCATGTGCAATAAGTAACAAATGGGCTTATGAGAGGTGCAGTCAGAGATGGGCTCGTATTGAGAGCACAGAAGGCTTCCCAGGACAGGAAGGTGCTAGCACGTCAGCCCCAGGCAGTCCAATACTGAAGAGCATCAGCAACAAGGATACTGTCTTTCTGGAACACGGCGAGAAACATGATGTGTCCTCAGTTCACAGTACTAGCAGTGGTGACAGTGACACTGGTAGCTTCCCAAAGCCTTTTGAAGGTGTGGAAACCAGCGCAAGTTCCTCAAGATGTTCCTCAATTAAGGTAGCTTCATTGGACTCTACCTTTAGTTGTTCTCTTCCCCACAGTGAATTTTTAAATGCCACCAGTGAGGAGAAGCTTTTGGATAAGTCaccatataaaaaaagaaagagccttctaaagaaaatggagaagttGCACTTAAGGAGCTGCAACTTAAGGAGTGGTCAGTCAAAGGCCAAACCCATAATAAGTGAACCTGTTCTTCTGGAAGGACTTaatgaagaaaagatgaagatGCTGAACTGTGTAAATATTTCTGACCTCTCTGGCATCCAAACAAAGAACggttcttccttttctccccagagTTGCAATAGCAGCAATCAGTCTGAAAATAGCAGCACAATAGGTGCTACAAGTCCTATTATAAAACCACGAAGCCACTGTGAAGTAAAGGGGGTGTATGCAGAGGACTTGGATTCTCGCAAGCTCTTGCTGTGGAATGATCTATCTGAACAAAACCTAAAAAATGACACGAAGTTACAAATGAACCAGATGTTTCAAATACCACAAGGCCATAAACCTGGCACTTTCCCCAAAGCACTTACGAACAGCTCCCTGGCTCCAGTAGACAACTCTTCCATCAACTGGAGAACTGGGAGTTTCCATGGATGCAGGAGGAACCGGAGCAGAAGCAGTTCCAAGGACTCCAAAGCCCCCAGGAGTCCCCTTTCATGCACAAATAACAGGCTAAGTGTATATGACAACATGCCCGATATCGAACTTGATAATTTGGAGGCAGCACAAGTTGGTGATGATGATGTTTTTTCAGAACTGAACAATGTTATAGAAGATGTCAACGGTCTCAAAAAGTTGGTTGATCAGTGGACAGAGAAGTTCTCAGATGATGGGGATTCAGACTTTGCCAGTGACTTGACCTCTTTGTATCCATCCTCACCTAAAGAAATCTGTCTCGAAACAGACGTCTCGGAAGATAAGACAGCAGAGCTCCCAACTGTTGAGGGAGAGAGCAGCTCTGAAATGGGCAAGGAGATCAGTCCTGCAGACCTGACATACATGACAGACTCAAAGAAGACCAACAG GCATGGGAAGCAACACTGGTCTGTGGACGAGAGCGTGAGCTTGGATAGCCTTTCCAGCCAGACTGATAGCCAGTCAGCTGCCCAGCTAGCCCGGACACAAAAGCTGGCTTTGTTGAAACTCACTGCGCTGATGGACAGATACTCCCCTTCCAGCAAGCAGGGCTGGAACTG GACTATACCAAAGttcattaaaaaagtaaaagcctCTGACTACAAGGACAAAAATGTGTTTGGGGTTCCTTTGCTTCTGAATGTTCAGCGAACAAGCCACCCACTGCCTAACGGCATCCTGCAAGCACTGGACTATTTAAGAAGCCACTTTCTTGACCAG GTTGGCTTGTTCCGAAAATCTGGTGTCAAATCCAGGATTCTGTCTTTGAGAGAAATGAATGAAAGCAACCCAAACAACGTATGTTACGAAGGGCAGTCAGCATTTGATGTGGCCGATATGGTGAAGCAGTATTTCCGAGACCTTCCCGAGCCTATATTTACCAGCAGGCTCTGTGAATCCTTCCTCCACATCTACCAAT acgTGCCAAAGGATCAGCAGTTTCAGGCCGTCCAGGCTGCTATTCTCCTCCTCCCAAAGGAAAACCGAGAAGCTTTGAAAATCCTCCTGTTCTTTCTGCGAGATGTGGTTGCTTTTGTTGAGGAAAACCAGATGACCCCAACCAACATTGCTGTCTGTCTTGCACCTTCTTTGTTTCACCTCAACACTCTGAGACGGGAtagttcctcctcctccactaG GTCCAGTCAGAGGAAGTGCAGCCTGGGGAAGCCGGACCAGAGGGAGCTGAGCGAGAACCTGGCAGCAACGCAGGGCTTGGCCCACATGATAATGGAGTGCAACAGGCTCTTCCAG actgacttcccagcttga
- the LOC141750055 gene encoding rho GTPase-activating protein 7-like isoform X1 has protein sequence MPHSPNLRGSGCTLMYDTSEIEAREACDWLRAAGFPQYAQLFEDMQFPIDVKTVRKDHEFLDGDAIESLFRRLNTLNKCASMKVEIRRQRNRSDDSEDDEPCAISNKWAYERCSQRWARIESTEGFPGQEGASTSAPGSPILKSISNKDTVFLEHGEKHDVSSVHSTSSGDSDTGSFPKPFEGVETSASSSRCSSIKVASLDSTFSCSLPHSEFLNATSEEKLLDKSPYKKRKSLLKKMEKLHLRSCNLRSGQSKAKPIISEPVLLEGLNEEKMKMLNCVNISDLSGIQTKNGSSFSPQSCNSSNQSENSSTIGATSPIIKPRSHCEVKGVYAEDLDSRKLLLWNDLSEQNLKNDTKLQMNQMFQIPQGHKPGTFPKALTNSSLAPVDNSSINWRTGSFHGCRRNRSRSSSKDSKAPRSPLSCTNNRLSVYDNMPDIELDNLEAAQVGDDDVFSELNNVIEDVNGLKKLVDQWTEKFSDDGDSDFASDLTSLYPSSPKEICLETDVSEDKTAELPTVEGESSSEMGKEISPADLTYMTDSKKTNRHGKQHWSVDESVSLDSLSSQTDSQSAAQLARTQKLALLKLTALMDRYSPSSKQGWNWTIPKFIKKVKASDYKDKNVFGVPLLLNVQRTSHPLPNGILQALDYLRSHFLDQVGLFRKSGVKSRILSLREMNESNPNNVCYEGQSAFDVADMVKQYFRDLPEPIFTSRLCESFLHIYQYVPKDQQFQAVQAAILLLPKENREALKILLFFLRDVVAFVEENQMTPTNIAVCLAPSLFHLNTLRRDSSSSSTRSSQRKCSLGKPDQRELSENLAATQGLAHMIMECNRLFQTDFPA, from the exons AGTTTCCTATTGATGTAAAAACTGTGAGGAAAGATCATGAATTTTTAGATGGAGATGCGATCGAATCACTATTCAG ACGGTTGAACACATTGAACAAGTGTGCATCAATGAAAGTGGAAATAAGACGTCAGAGGAACCGC AGTGATGACTCTGAAGATGATGAACCATGTGCAATAAGTAACAAATGGGCTTATGAGAGGTGCAGTCAGAGATGGGCTCGTATTGAGAGCACAGAAGGCTTCCCAGGACAGGAAGGTGCTAGCACGTCAGCCCCAGGCAGTCCAATACTGAAGAGCATCAGCAACAAGGATACTGTCTTTCTGGAACACGGCGAGAAACATGATGTGTCCTCAGTTCACAGTACTAGCAGTGGTGACAGTGACACTGGTAGCTTCCCAAAGCCTTTTGAAGGTGTGGAAACCAGCGCAAGTTCCTCAAGATGTTCCTCAATTAAGGTAGCTTCATTGGACTCTACCTTTAGTTGTTCTCTTCCCCACAGTGAATTTTTAAATGCCACCAGTGAGGAGAAGCTTTTGGATAAGTCaccatataaaaaaagaaagagccttctaaagaaaatggagaagttGCACTTAAGGAGCTGCAACTTAAGGAGTGGTCAGTCAAAGGCCAAACCCATAATAAGTGAACCTGTTCTTCTGGAAGGACTTaatgaagaaaagatgaagatGCTGAACTGTGTAAATATTTCTGACCTCTCTGGCATCCAAACAAAGAACggttcttccttttctccccagagTTGCAATAGCAGCAATCAGTCTGAAAATAGCAGCACAATAGGTGCTACAAGTCCTATTATAAAACCACGAAGCCACTGTGAAGTAAAGGGGGTGTATGCAGAGGACTTGGATTCTCGCAAGCTCTTGCTGTGGAATGATCTATCTGAACAAAACCTAAAAAATGACACGAAGTTACAAATGAACCAGATGTTTCAAATACCACAAGGCCATAAACCTGGCACTTTCCCCAAAGCACTTACGAACAGCTCCCTGGCTCCAGTAGACAACTCTTCCATCAACTGGAGAACTGGGAGTTTCCATGGATGCAGGAGGAACCGGAGCAGAAGCAGTTCCAAGGACTCCAAAGCCCCCAGGAGTCCCCTTTCATGCACAAATAACAGGCTAAGTGTATATGACAACATGCCCGATATCGAACTTGATAATTTGGAGGCAGCACAAGTTGGTGATGATGATGTTTTTTCAGAACTGAACAATGTTATAGAAGATGTCAACGGTCTCAAAAAGTTGGTTGATCAGTGGACAGAGAAGTTCTCAGATGATGGGGATTCAGACTTTGCCAGTGACTTGACCTCTTTGTATCCATCCTCACCTAAAGAAATCTGTCTCGAAACAGACGTCTCGGAAGATAAGACAGCAGAGCTCCCAACTGTTGAGGGAGAGAGCAGCTCTGAAATGGGCAAGGAGATCAGTCCTGCAGACCTGACATACATGACAGACTCAAAGAAGACCAACAG GCATGGGAAGCAACACTGGTCTGTGGACGAGAGCGTGAGCTTGGATAGCCTTTCCAGCCAGACTGATAGCCAGTCAGCTGCCCAGCTAGCCCGGACACAAAAGCTGGCTTTGTTGAAACTCACTGCGCTGATGGACAGATACTCCCCTTCCAGCAAGCAGGGCTGGAACTG GACTATACCAAAGttcattaaaaaagtaaaagcctCTGACTACAAGGACAAAAATGTGTTTGGGGTTCCTTTGCTTCTGAATGTTCAGCGAACAAGCCACCCACTGCCTAACGGCATCCTGCAAGCACTGGACTATTTAAGAAGCCACTTTCTTGACCAG GTTGGCTTGTTCCGAAAATCTGGTGTCAAATCCAGGATTCTGTCTTTGAGAGAAATGAATGAAAGCAACCCAAACAACGTATGTTACGAAGGGCAGTCAGCATTTGATGTGGCCGATATGGTGAAGCAGTATTTCCGAGACCTTCCCGAGCCTATATTTACCAGCAGGCTCTGTGAATCCTTCCTCCACATCTACCAAT acgTGCCAAAGGATCAGCAGTTTCAGGCCGTCCAGGCTGCTATTCTCCTCCTCCCAAAGGAAAACCGAGAAGCTTTGAAAATCCTCCTGTTCTTTCTGCGAGATGTGGTTGCTTTTGTTGAGGAAAACCAGATGACCCCAACCAACATTGCTGTCTGTCTTGCACCTTCTTTGTTTCACCTCAACACTCTGAGACGGGAtagttcctcctcctccactaG GTCCAGTCAGAGGAAGTGCAGCCTGGGGAAGCCGGACCAGAGGGAGCTGAGCGAGAACCTGGCAGCAACGCAGGGCTTGGCCCACATGATAATGGAGTGCAACAGGCTCTTCCAG actgacttcccagcttga
- the LOC141750055 gene encoding rho GTPase-activating protein 7-like isoform X2 codes for MEEIEAREACDWLRAAGFPQYAQLFEDMQFPIDVKTVRKDHEFLDGDAIESLFRRLNTLNKCASMKVEIRRQRNRSDDSEDDEPCAISNKWAYERCSQRWARIESTEGFPGQEGASTSAPGSPILKSISNKDTVFLEHGEKHDVSSVHSTSSGDSDTGSFPKPFEGVETSASSSRCSSIKVASLDSTFSCSLPHSEFLNATSEEKLLDKSPYKKRKSLLKKMEKLHLRSCNLRSGQSKAKPIISEPVLLEGLNEEKMKMLNCVNISDLSGIQTKNGSSFSPQSCNSSNQSENSSTIGATSPIIKPRSHCEVKGVYAEDLDSRKLLLWNDLSEQNLKNDTKLQMNQMFQIPQGHKPGTFPKALTNSSLAPVDNSSINWRTGSFHGCRRNRSRSSSKDSKAPRSPLSCTNNRLSVYDNMPDIELDNLEAAQVGDDDVFSELNNVIEDVNGLKKLVDQWTEKFSDDGDSDFASDLTSLYPSSPKEICLETDVSEDKTAELPTVEGESSSEMGKEISPADLTYMTDSKKTNRHGKQHWSVDESVSLDSLSSQTDSQSAAQLARTQKLALLKLTALMDRYSPSSKQGWNWTIPKFIKKVKASDYKDKNVFGVPLLLNVQRTSHPLPNGILQALDYLRSHFLDQVGLFRKSGVKSRILSLREMNESNPNNVCYEGQSAFDVADMVKQYFRDLPEPIFTSRLCESFLHIYQYVPKDQQFQAVQAAILLLPKENREALKILLFFLRDVVAFVEENQMTPTNIAVCLAPSLFHLNTLRRDSSSSSTRSSQRKCSLGKPDQRELSENLAATQGLAHMIMECNRLFQTDFPA; via the exons AGTTTCCTATTGATGTAAAAACTGTGAGGAAAGATCATGAATTTTTAGATGGAGATGCGATCGAATCACTATTCAG ACGGTTGAACACATTGAACAAGTGTGCATCAATGAAAGTGGAAATAAGACGTCAGAGGAACCGC AGTGATGACTCTGAAGATGATGAACCATGTGCAATAAGTAACAAATGGGCTTATGAGAGGTGCAGTCAGAGATGGGCTCGTATTGAGAGCACAGAAGGCTTCCCAGGACAGGAAGGTGCTAGCACGTCAGCCCCAGGCAGTCCAATACTGAAGAGCATCAGCAACAAGGATACTGTCTTTCTGGAACACGGCGAGAAACATGATGTGTCCTCAGTTCACAGTACTAGCAGTGGTGACAGTGACACTGGTAGCTTCCCAAAGCCTTTTGAAGGTGTGGAAACCAGCGCAAGTTCCTCAAGATGTTCCTCAATTAAGGTAGCTTCATTGGACTCTACCTTTAGTTGTTCTCTTCCCCACAGTGAATTTTTAAATGCCACCAGTGAGGAGAAGCTTTTGGATAAGTCaccatataaaaaaagaaagagccttctaaagaaaatggagaagttGCACTTAAGGAGCTGCAACTTAAGGAGTGGTCAGTCAAAGGCCAAACCCATAATAAGTGAACCTGTTCTTCTGGAAGGACTTaatgaagaaaagatgaagatGCTGAACTGTGTAAATATTTCTGACCTCTCTGGCATCCAAACAAAGAACggttcttccttttctccccagagTTGCAATAGCAGCAATCAGTCTGAAAATAGCAGCACAATAGGTGCTACAAGTCCTATTATAAAACCACGAAGCCACTGTGAAGTAAAGGGGGTGTATGCAGAGGACTTGGATTCTCGCAAGCTCTTGCTGTGGAATGATCTATCTGAACAAAACCTAAAAAATGACACGAAGTTACAAATGAACCAGATGTTTCAAATACCACAAGGCCATAAACCTGGCACTTTCCCCAAAGCACTTACGAACAGCTCCCTGGCTCCAGTAGACAACTCTTCCATCAACTGGAGAACTGGGAGTTTCCATGGATGCAGGAGGAACCGGAGCAGAAGCAGTTCCAAGGACTCCAAAGCCCCCAGGAGTCCCCTTTCATGCACAAATAACAGGCTAAGTGTATATGACAACATGCCCGATATCGAACTTGATAATTTGGAGGCAGCACAAGTTGGTGATGATGATGTTTTTTCAGAACTGAACAATGTTATAGAAGATGTCAACGGTCTCAAAAAGTTGGTTGATCAGTGGACAGAGAAGTTCTCAGATGATGGGGATTCAGACTTTGCCAGTGACTTGACCTCTTTGTATCCATCCTCACCTAAAGAAATCTGTCTCGAAACAGACGTCTCGGAAGATAAGACAGCAGAGCTCCCAACTGTTGAGGGAGAGAGCAGCTCTGAAATGGGCAAGGAGATCAGTCCTGCAGACCTGACATACATGACAGACTCAAAGAAGACCAACAG GCATGGGAAGCAACACTGGTCTGTGGACGAGAGCGTGAGCTTGGATAGCCTTTCCAGCCAGACTGATAGCCAGTCAGCTGCCCAGCTAGCCCGGACACAAAAGCTGGCTTTGTTGAAACTCACTGCGCTGATGGACAGATACTCCCCTTCCAGCAAGCAGGGCTGGAACTG GACTATACCAAAGttcattaaaaaagtaaaagcctCTGACTACAAGGACAAAAATGTGTTTGGGGTTCCTTTGCTTCTGAATGTTCAGCGAACAAGCCACCCACTGCCTAACGGCATCCTGCAAGCACTGGACTATTTAAGAAGCCACTTTCTTGACCAG GTTGGCTTGTTCCGAAAATCTGGTGTCAAATCCAGGATTCTGTCTTTGAGAGAAATGAATGAAAGCAACCCAAACAACGTATGTTACGAAGGGCAGTCAGCATTTGATGTGGCCGATATGGTGAAGCAGTATTTCCGAGACCTTCCCGAGCCTATATTTACCAGCAGGCTCTGTGAATCCTTCCTCCACATCTACCAAT acgTGCCAAAGGATCAGCAGTTTCAGGCCGTCCAGGCTGCTATTCTCCTCCTCCCAAAGGAAAACCGAGAAGCTTTGAAAATCCTCCTGTTCTTTCTGCGAGATGTGGTTGCTTTTGTTGAGGAAAACCAGATGACCCCAACCAACATTGCTGTCTGTCTTGCACCTTCTTTGTTTCACCTCAACACTCTGAGACGGGAtagttcctcctcctccactaG GTCCAGTCAGAGGAAGTGCAGCCTGGGGAAGCCGGACCAGAGGGAGCTGAGCGAGAACCTGGCAGCAACGCAGGGCTTGGCCCACATGATAATGGAGTGCAACAGGCTCTTCCAG actgacttcccagcttga